DNA from Candidatus Scalindua japonica:
AGACCTTGACTGGAAAACCCAGTTTGAAACTGCTATCACTTCAGAAAAAACTGAGGAGATCAGGAAAAACAGGCCGCCTATCGAAGATGAGACATGCACAATGTGCAGCTCGGTCTTCTCGTTAAAAGGTGTGATGGAATATTATGAAGATGACCTGAAGGATAGCAGAAAAAAAAACTACTCTGCAGCTTTACAAATTTAAGAATTGTGTATTAGTAAGTGGATAAATTCAAGAGATCCAAAGAATTATTATGTTGGTATATAATTTATAT
Protein-coding regions in this window:
- a CDS encoding phosphomethylpyrimidine synthase ThiC; protein product: MKMGIARRDLDWKTQFETAITSEKTEEIRKNRPPIEDETCTMCSSVFSLKGVMEYYEDDLKDSRKKNYSAALQI